In the genome of Pseudomonas putida, one region contains:
- a CDS encoding DMT family transporter: MNLSLYLLTVLIWGTTWIALKLQLGVVAIPVSIVYRFALAGLILFAILLLTRRLQPMNRRAHMVCLAQGFCLFCVNFMCFLTASQWIASGLIAVVFSTATLWNALNARIFFGQRIAANVLGGGALGLVGLGLLFWPELFSHTAGRETLYGLGLALLGTLCFSAGNMLSSVQQKAGLKPMTTNAWGMMYGATMLALYCLFSGIPFDMEWNTRYIGSLLYLVIPGSVIGFTAYLTLVGRMGPERAAYCTVLFPLVALNVSAVAEGYQWTAPALLGLVAVMAGNVLVFRKPKAKVMGSAVSVR, from the coding sequence ATGAACCTGTCGCTCTACCTGCTCACCGTCCTGATCTGGGGCACCACCTGGATCGCCCTGAAACTGCAGCTGGGCGTGGTCGCCATCCCTGTGTCGATCGTCTATCGCTTTGCTCTGGCGGGGCTGATCCTGTTCGCCATCCTCCTGCTCACCCGCCGCTTGCAACCGATGAACCGGCGCGCGCACATGGTGTGCCTGGCCCAAGGCTTTTGTCTGTTCTGCGTCAACTTCATGTGTTTCCTTACCGCCAGCCAGTGGATCGCCAGCGGGCTGATCGCCGTGGTGTTCTCCACTGCCACCTTATGGAATGCGCTCAACGCGCGGATCTTCTTCGGCCAGCGTATCGCCGCCAACGTGCTGGGCGGTGGCGCCTTGGGCCTGGTGGGGCTGGGCCTGTTGTTCTGGCCAGAGCTGTTCAGCCACACCGCCGGCCGCGAGACCTTGTACGGCCTGGGCTTGGCGCTGCTTGGCACGTTGTGCTTCTCGGCGGGCAACATGCTGTCCAGCGTGCAGCAGAAGGCAGGGCTCAAGCCCATGACCACCAACGCCTGGGGCATGATGTATGGCGCGACGATGCTAGCGCTGTACTGTCTGTTCAGCGGCATTCCCTTCGACATGGAGTGGAACACTCGCTACATCGGTTCGCTGTTGTACTTGGTGATTCCTGGTTCGGTCATCGGCTTTACCGCCTACCTGACCCTGGTCGGACGCATGGGGCCGGAACGGGCGGCGTATTGCACGGTGCTGTTCCCGCTGGTGGCGCTGAATGTGTCCGCGGTCGCCGAGGGCTATCAGTGGACGGCGCCCGCGCTGCTCGGGCTGGTGGCGGTGATGGCGGGTAACGTGCTGGTGTTTCGCAAGCCCAAGGCCAAGGTGATGGGGAGTGCGGTCAGCGTGAGGTAG
- a CDS encoding efflux transporter outer membrane subunit has translation MPRRIIRALNALSACALSLTLSGCIGTWGIAPQSKTLQANTLTTDDAIREAATDAHWPAQQWWRAYGDPQLDRWVEQAQSGSPTLAMAAARVRQAKSMAGVIESAEKLQVNGQATLKRHNWPEDQFYGPGALSGANTWDNNAAIGFSYALDLWGRERNASEQAVDQAHMSVAEARQAQLELQNNVVRTYIQLSLHFAQRDIVKAELEQQEQILALAKRRLDSGLGTHFEVSQAEAPLPETHRQLDSLNEEIALTRNQLAALAGKGPGEGAQIQRPTLTLGAPLKLPSNLPAELVGQRPDVVASRWQVAAQARGIDVAHAGFFPNVDLVGSLGFMATGGGPLEFLTGRKFNYNVGPAISLPIFDGGRLRSQLGVASAGYDMAVARYNQTVVGALKNISDQLIRRESMNEQAHFAAQSVAAAQKTYDIAMVAFQRGLTDYLNVLNAQTLLFRQQQIQQQVQAARLSAHAELVTALGGGLQAGEDVPDEQRQAAPKTPATLAIFDTPSHAE, from the coding sequence GTGCCGCGTCGCATCATCAGAGCGCTGAATGCGCTCAGTGCCTGTGCCCTTAGCCTCACCTTGAGCGGCTGTATCGGAACCTGGGGCATTGCCCCGCAAAGCAAGACGCTGCAAGCCAATACCCTGACCACCGACGACGCGATTCGCGAAGCTGCCACCGACGCCCATTGGCCGGCGCAGCAGTGGTGGCGTGCCTATGGCGACCCGCAGCTCGATCGCTGGGTCGAGCAGGCCCAGAGCGGCAGCCCGACCTTGGCCATGGCCGCGGCGCGGGTGCGCCAGGCCAAGTCCATGGCGGGTGTGATCGAGTCGGCGGAAAAGCTCCAGGTCAACGGTCAGGCCACTCTCAAGCGCCATAACTGGCCGGAGGATCAGTTCTACGGCCCTGGCGCGCTGTCCGGTGCCAATACCTGGGACAACAACGCCGCCATCGGTTTCAGCTACGCCTTGGACCTTTGGGGCCGTGAGCGCAATGCCAGCGAGCAGGCCGTGGACCAGGCGCACATGAGCGTCGCCGAAGCCCGCCAAGCCCAGCTGGAGCTGCAGAACAACGTGGTGCGCACCTATATCCAGCTGAGCCTGCATTTTGCCCAGCGCGATATCGTCAAGGCCGAGTTGGAGCAGCAAGAGCAGATCCTCGCCCTGGCCAAGCGCCGCCTCGACAGCGGCCTTGGCACGCACTTCGAAGTCAGCCAGGCCGAGGCCCCGCTGCCGGAGACCCACCGTCAGCTCGACAGCCTCAACGAAGAAATCGCCCTGACTCGCAACCAGTTGGCGGCCTTGGCTGGCAAGGGGCCGGGGGAGGGCGCGCAGATCCAGCGCCCCACCCTGACCCTCGGTGCGCCGCTCAAGCTGCCATCGAACCTGCCGGCCGAGCTGGTCGGCCAGCGTCCCGATGTGGTCGCCAGCCGCTGGCAGGTGGCGGCCCAGGCCCGGGGCATCGATGTGGCCCATGCGGGATTCTTCCCCAACGTCGACCTGGTCGGCAGCCTGGGCTTCATGGCCACCGGTGGTGGCCCGCTGGAGTTTCTGACCGGGCGCAAGTTCAACTACAACGTAGGCCCGGCCATCAGCCTGCCGATCTTCGACGGTGGGCGCCTGCGCTCGCAGTTGGGCGTGGCCTCCGCCGGCTACGACATGGCCGTCGCGCGCTACAACCAGACCGTGGTGGGCGCGCTGAAGAACATCTCCGACCAGTTGATCCGCCGCGAGTCGATGAACGAGCAGGCGCACTTCGCTGCCCAGAGCGTGGCCGCCGCCCAGAAGACCTACGACATCGCCATGGTCGCTTTCCAGCGCGGGCTGACCGATTACCTGAACGTGCTCAACGCCCAGACCTTGTTGTTCCGTCAGCAGCAGATCCAGCAGCAGGTCCAGGCCGCACGCCTGAGCGCCCATGCCGAGCTGGTCACCGCCCTTGGCGGTGGGTTGCAGGCCGGTGAGGACGTACCCGACGAGCAACGCCAGGCCGCGCCGAAGACACCTGCGACGCTGGCCATCTTCGACACCCCGAGCCACGCCGAATGA
- a CDS encoding helix-turn-helix domain-containing protein, producing the protein MTPLTQLQVFNAMHASPNARLELSAHLGDGLAAALWSNRDDARDYQAPSHHTLSCYIADGTGTFRRQRPADKGAPDKLCIMPAGHESNWVVNGQIRLAHLYISEEQFALGCIRLLDREPREMQLQEATFLDDPHQARRFRQLVTLDWDEPGERLLASSLAHEIIDHAVLSQAGLRQGLRLKGGLAPHQRRQLMDYIEAHLDQPMTLGELAVRCNLSEYHFARMFRTSFGLPPHQYLLARRLNRACQLLRQGQMPLGQVALLCGFASASHFSNRFRQALGATPGDYRAAFRG; encoded by the coding sequence ATGACCCCACTGACCCAGCTGCAAGTCTTCAATGCCATGCACGCCTCGCCCAACGCCCGGCTGGAACTGAGCGCGCACCTGGGCGACGGCCTGGCCGCAGCGCTGTGGAGCAATCGCGACGATGCCCGCGACTACCAGGCGCCGAGTCACCATACCCTGTCGTGCTACATCGCCGACGGCACCGGCACCTTCCGACGACAGCGCCCGGCGGACAAGGGCGCGCCGGACAAACTGTGCATCATGCCCGCAGGTCACGAGTCCAATTGGGTGGTCAACGGCCAGATCCGCCTGGCCCACCTGTACATCAGCGAAGAACAGTTCGCCCTCGGCTGCATTCGCCTGCTCGACCGTGAACCGCGAGAGATGCAGTTGCAGGAGGCAACCTTTCTCGATGACCCGCATCAGGCCCGACGCTTCCGCCAACTGGTGACATTGGACTGGGACGAGCCCGGCGAACGCCTGCTGGCCAGCAGCCTGGCCCATGAAATCATCGACCACGCCGTGCTCAGCCAGGCAGGTCTGCGCCAGGGCCTTCGCCTCAAAGGCGGCCTGGCACCGCACCAGCGTCGACAGTTGATGGACTACATCGAGGCGCACCTGGACCAGCCCATGACCCTGGGCGAGCTCGCCGTACGCTGCAACCTGTCCGAATACCACTTCGCCCGCATGTTCCGTACAAGCTTCGGGCTACCGCCCCACCAGTATCTGCTGGCGCGCCGCCTCAACCGGGCCTGCCAACTGTTGCGCCAGGGCCAGATGCCGCTAGGCCAGGTGGCCCTGTTGTGTGGGTTCGCCAGCGCCAGCCACTTCAGCAATCGCTTCCGCCAGGCGCTGGGCGCGACGCCCGGAGACTACCGGGCAGCCTTTCGCGGTTGA
- a CDS encoding DUF3509 domain-containing protein — protein sequence MNNPFDQISDAFAPEYRVNLSIERLDGSIMLTLSDDSGVVAKRLISAVQRNDPQRLQRVIDSIRLGLAIELGQNPLEVLAALTHAPRRDLRRIPVAGIAN from the coding sequence ATGAACAATCCCTTCGACCAGATCAGCGACGCCTTCGCCCCCGAATACCGGGTCAACTTGAGCATCGAACGCCTGGACGGCAGCATCATGCTCACCCTCTCCGATGACAGCGGCGTGGTCGCCAAACGCCTGATCAGCGCCGTCCAGCGCAATGATCCGCAGCGTTTGCAGCGCGTGATCGACAGCATTCGCCTGGGCCTGGCCATCGAGCTGGGCCAAAACCCGCTGGAAGTCCTGGCAGCCCTCACCCACGCCCCGCGCCGGGACCTGCGCCGCATCCCTGTCGCTGGCATAGCCAACTGA
- a CDS encoding HPF/RaiA family ribosome-associated protein, protein MQIQVNSSNHIEGNIRLNEWVRSTLESTLERYEDDLTRIEVHLRDENGTKPGPHDKRCQMEARPKGHQPISVTHTATSLDQAVDGAASKLNNALDHFYGKLRSKRGVLQMSDPEA, encoded by the coding sequence ATGCAAATCCAGGTCAACAGCAGCAATCACATCGAAGGCAACATCCGGCTCAACGAGTGGGTTCGCAGCACGCTTGAAAGCACGCTCGAACGCTACGAGGACGACCTCACCCGCATCGAGGTCCACCTGCGTGACGAGAATGGCACCAAGCCCGGCCCGCATGACAAACGCTGCCAGATGGAGGCTCGCCCGAAAGGCCATCAACCGATTTCCGTGACCCACACCGCCACGTCCCTGGACCAGGCTGTGGATGGCGCCGCCAGCAAGCTGAACAACGCGCTGGACCACTTCTACGGCAAGTTGCGCAGCAAACGCGGAGTCCTTCAGATGAGCGACCCTGAAGCCTGA
- a CDS encoding YebG family protein, with protein MAVEVVYRSSRDPERLFMDKAEADRHDKMLELAERLAEVLQKAVPSLSEQQVEEAGIYMAKNRDVFARAFKNQPDALAELLEGGAAE; from the coding sequence ATGGCCGTCGAAGTGGTGTATCGCAGCAGCCGCGATCCGGAGCGCTTGTTCATGGATAAGGCCGAAGCAGACCGTCACGACAAGATGCTCGAACTGGCCGAGCGCCTGGCCGAGGTGCTGCAAAAGGCGGTGCCATCGTTGAGTGAACAGCAGGTCGAGGAAGCCGGTATCTACATGGCCAAGAACCGCGACGTGTTCGCCCGGGCGTTCAAGAACCAGCCAGATGCCTTGGCCGAGTTGCTCGAGGGCGGTGCTGCCGAGTGA
- the maiA gene encoding maleylacetoacetate isomerase, with the protein MELFTYYRSTSSYRVRIALALKGLDYQALPVNLLKGEQRGAQYLALNPQGRVPALRTDGGELLVQSPAIIEYLEEAYPQPALLPVGAEARAKVRGVAAIIGCDIHPLHNVSVLNQLRQLGHDDTQVNQWIAHWIGQGLAAVEPLIGERGFCFGDDPGLADVYLIPQLYAAERFNVDLSGYPRIARVAALAQAHPAFAKAHPSCQADTPA; encoded by the coding sequence ATGGAGTTGTTCACCTATTACCGTTCCACTTCCTCGTACCGGGTACGCATCGCCCTGGCGCTCAAGGGCCTGGATTACCAGGCCCTGCCGGTCAACCTGCTCAAGGGCGAGCAACGTGGCGCGCAATACCTGGCGCTCAACCCTCAGGGCCGGGTGCCGGCTCTGCGCACCGATGGCGGCGAGCTGCTGGTGCAGTCCCCGGCGATCATCGAGTACCTCGAAGAAGCTTATCCACAGCCCGCCCTGCTGCCCGTTGGTGCCGAGGCGCGGGCCAAGGTTCGGGGCGTGGCGGCGATCATCGGCTGCGATATTCACCCGCTGCACAACGTCAGCGTGCTCAACCAACTGCGTCAGTTGGGCCATGACGATACCCAGGTCAACCAGTGGATCGCCCACTGGATCGGCCAGGGCCTGGCGGCGGTAGAGCCGTTGATCGGTGAGCGAGGCTTCTGCTTCGGTGATGATCCTGGGCTGGCGGATGTCTACCTGATCCCGCAGCTCTACGCCGCCGAGCGATTCAATGTCGACCTCAGTGGCTATCCACGTATCGCCCGTGTGGCCGCTCTGGCGCAAGCCCACCCGGCCTTCGCCAAGGCCCACCCTTCCTGCCAGGCGGATACACCGGCCTGA
- a CDS encoding 2-hydroxyacid dehydrogenase, translated as MKKTVLAFSRITPAMAERLQQDFNVIVPNPKLGDIAAQFNEALPQAHGLIGVGRKLGRAQLEGAGKLEVVSSVSVGYDNYDLDYFNERGIALTNTPDVLTESTADLAFALVMGCARRVAELDAWTKAGQWQATVGPAHFGSDVHGKTLGIVGLGNIGAAIARRGRFGFNMQVLYSGNNRKPALEQELGAQYRSLEQLLAEADFVCLVVPLSDATRKLIGAPELKLMKPSAFLVNVSRGPVVDEAALVEALQNGTLRGAGLDVYEKEPLADSPLFALPNALTLPHVGSATAETREAMANRAIDNLRAALLGERPRDLVNPQVWKG; from the coding sequence ATGAAAAAGACCGTCCTGGCCTTCAGCCGCATCACCCCGGCCATGGCCGAACGCCTGCAGCAAGACTTCAACGTGATCGTGCCCAACCCCAAGCTCGGTGACATCGCCGCCCAGTTCAACGAAGCCCTGCCTCAGGCCCACGGCCTGATCGGCGTCGGCCGCAAGCTCGGCCGGGCGCAGCTCGAAGGCGCGGGCAAGCTGGAGGTGGTGTCCAGTGTCTCGGTCGGTTACGACAACTATGACCTGGACTACTTCAACGAGCGCGGAATCGCCCTGACCAACACCCCCGACGTGCTGACCGAAAGCACCGCCGACCTGGCCTTCGCCTTGGTCATGGGCTGTGCCCGCCGGGTCGCCGAACTCGATGCCTGGACCAAGGCCGGCCAATGGCAGGCCACCGTCGGCCCGGCCCATTTCGGCAGTGACGTGCATGGCAAGACACTGGGCATCGTCGGCCTGGGCAACATCGGCGCCGCCATCGCCCGGCGCGGCCGCTTTGGCTTCAACATGCAGGTACTGTACAGCGGCAACAACCGCAAGCCGGCACTGGAACAGGAGCTCGGCGCCCAATACCGCAGCCTGGAGCAGTTGCTGGCCGAGGCCGATTTCGTGTGTTTGGTGGTGCCGTTGTCGGACGCCACGCGCAAGCTGATCGGTGCCCCTGAGCTCAAGCTGATGAAGCCCAGCGCCTTTTTGGTCAACGTTTCCCGTGGGCCGGTGGTGGACGAGGCGGCGCTGGTCGAGGCGCTGCAAAACGGCACCCTTCGCGGCGCCGGGCTGGACGTGTACGAGAAAGAGCCGCTGGCTGACTCACCGCTGTTCGCGCTGCCCAATGCCCTGACCCTGCCACACGTGGGCTCGGCCACCGCCGAAACCCGCGAGGCCATGGCCAACCGGGCGATCGACAACCTGCGCGCGGCGCTGCTGGGCGAGCGGCCTCGGGATCTGGTCAACCCGCAGGTCTGGAAGGGCTGA
- a CDS encoding SirB1 family protein → MNPRQACLACLDREPVALLEATLWIAAEHDRTVEPAASLAQLHDLQREISANLPMLPLHELAQPLLRQLSALGFAQDEYHPLRPQVALMDKVLQRRRGQPLTLAILALELARRLSIPLEGVNFPGHFLLRVPGADHLLDPCGGRRLYPADCRELLARQFGPHVPLSAEHMHSAAPMQMLQRLSRNLRHLHSSNENDLAALIDAERVMQLGPVLASDYLARATLYQHLDCPQAERYDLEHALLLTDDPIQRLKLSERLGHLPPAKRSLH, encoded by the coding sequence ATGAACCCACGCCAAGCCTGCCTGGCCTGCCTGGATCGCGAGCCTGTCGCCCTGCTGGAAGCAACGCTGTGGATAGCGGCCGAGCACGACCGGACCGTAGAGCCGGCGGCGAGCCTCGCCCAGTTGCACGACTTGCAGCGAGAAATCAGCGCCAACCTGCCGATGCTGCCGCTCCACGAACTGGCCCAACCACTGCTGCGCCAACTCAGTGCCCTGGGCTTCGCGCAGGATGAATACCACCCCTTGCGACCTCAGGTGGCGTTGATGGACAAAGTCCTGCAGCGCCGTCGCGGCCAGCCGTTGACCCTGGCCATCCTCGCCCTTGAACTGGCGCGACGCTTGTCGATCCCTCTGGAGGGGGTGAACTTCCCCGGCCACTTCCTGCTGCGCGTGCCCGGAGCCGACCACCTGCTCGACCCCTGCGGTGGTCGACGGTTGTACCCCGCCGACTGCCGCGAGCTGCTGGCCCGCCAGTTCGGCCCCCATGTCCCCTTGAGCGCCGAACACATGCACAGCGCAGCGCCCATGCAGATGCTCCAGCGTCTGTCGCGCAACCTGCGCCACCTGCACAGCAGCAACGAAAACGACCTGGCTGCCCTGATCGACGCCGAACGGGTGATGCAACTGGGCCCGGTGCTGGCCAGCGACTACCTGGCCCGGGCCACGCTCTACCAGCACCTGGATTGCCCCCAGGCCGAGCGCTACGACCTGGAGCATGCCCTGCTCCTGACCGACGACCCCATCCAGCGTTTGAAATTGAGCGAACGCCTTGGCCACTTGCCACCGGCCAAGCGCTCGCTTCACTGA
- the fahA gene encoding fumarylacetoacetase codes for MNQTAIARSWVEHANGHSDFPLQNLPLGIFSRPGQAPRCGVAIGDAILDLEAVLAAGLFDGPAKVAAQATCGGALNAFFALGREARVALRERLLALLGEHSEHQAALKAALYPASECQLHLPAKIGDYTDFYVGIEHAKNVGKLFRPDNPLLPNYKYVPIGYHGRASTIRPSGTDVRRPKGQTLPAGQTEPNFGPCARLDYELELGIWIGQGNDMGQSIPVSDAAEHVAGYCLLNDWSARDIQAWEYQPLGPFLSKSFITSISPWVVTAEALEPFRCAQAPRPEGDPQPLPYLMDKRDQAAGAFDIELEVLLLTERMREQGLPAHRLTLSNTRSMYWTVAQMVAHHSVNGCQLQPGDLFGSGTLSGAAPGSFGSLLEITEGGKHPVELASGEVRKFLEDGDEIILRARCTRDGVASIGFGECRGKIISAN; via the coding sequence ATGAATCAGACCGCCATCGCCCGTAGCTGGGTCGAGCACGCCAACGGGCACAGCGACTTCCCGTTGCAGAACCTGCCCCTGGGCATTTTCAGCCGTCCAGGCCAGGCACCACGTTGCGGCGTCGCCATTGGTGACGCGATTCTCGATCTGGAAGCAGTGCTCGCCGCCGGCCTGTTCGACGGCCCGGCCAAGGTCGCGGCCCAAGCCACCTGTGGCGGCGCGCTGAATGCCTTCTTTGCCTTGGGCCGTGAAGCCCGGGTGGCCCTGCGTGAGCGCCTGCTGGCGCTGTTGGGCGAGCACAGCGAGCATCAAGCGGCCTTGAAAGCTGCCCTTTACCCCGCCAGCGAGTGCCAACTGCACCTGCCGGCAAAGATCGGCGACTACACCGACTTCTACGTGGGTATCGAGCACGCCAAGAACGTCGGCAAGCTGTTCCGCCCGGACAACCCGTTGCTGCCCAACTATAAGTACGTGCCCATCGGTTACCACGGCCGCGCCTCGACCATCCGCCCGTCCGGCACCGACGTGCGCCGCCCCAAGGGCCAGACCCTTCCGGCCGGGCAGACCGAGCCGAACTTCGGCCCCTGCGCGCGTCTGGACTACGAACTGGAGCTGGGCATCTGGATCGGCCAGGGCAACGACATGGGCCAGTCCATCCCGGTGAGCGACGCCGCCGAGCACGTGGCCGGCTACTGTCTGCTCAACGATTGGTCGGCGCGCGATATCCAGGCCTGGGAGTACCAGCCACTGGGCCCGTTCCTGTCCAAGAGCTTCATCACCAGCATCTCGCCGTGGGTGGTCACCGCCGAAGCCCTGGAGCCGTTCCGCTGCGCCCAGGCGCCGCGTCCGGAAGGCGATCCGCAGCCACTGCCTTACCTGATGGACAAACGCGACCAGGCCGCTGGCGCCTTCGACATCGAGTTGGAAGTATTGCTGCTCACCGAGCGCATGCGTGAACAGGGCCTGCCAGCCCACCGCCTGACCCTGAGCAACACCCGCAGCATGTACTGGACCGTGGCACAGATGGTCGCGCACCACAGCGTCAACGGCTGTCAGCTGCAGCCGGGCGACCTGTTCGGTTCGGGCACGCTGTCGGGTGCCGCGCCCGGCTCGTTCGGCAGCCTCCTGGAGATCACCGAGGGCGGCAAGCATCCGGTGGAACTGGCCAGTGGCGAGGTCCGAAAATTCCTTGAGGACGGCGACGAGATCATCCTTCGCGCCCGCTGCACCCGCGACGGCGTGGCGAGCATCGGCTTCGGCGAGTGCCGCGGCAAGATCATCTCGGCCAACTGA
- a CDS encoding LysR family transcriptional regulator — translation MDTLQNMRAFSCVAQLGSFTAAAAQLDTTTANVSRAVSNLEAHLQTRLLNRTTRRIALTEAGKRYLMRCEQILTFVEEAEAEASDAHARPAGQLKVHSMTGVGQHFVVDAISRYRESHPDVTFDLTMANRVPDLLEEGYDVSIVLASELPDSGFVSQRLGITYSIVCASPEYVAKHGTAHKPADLLKHSCLRMVSPVIPLEKWLFDGPEGQEMVNITTSPFQVNSADAMKTAIRSGMGVGVLPIYSAIDGLRDGSIVRIMPDYRLQELNLYAIYPSRQYLDAKIKTWVEYLRNSLPEILAAHEADLKTHELLIAN, via the coding sequence ATGGACACCCTGCAAAACATGCGTGCTTTCAGTTGCGTGGCCCAGCTCGGCAGCTTCACTGCCGCCGCGGCGCAACTGGATACGACCACCGCGAACGTCTCGCGGGCGGTCTCCAACCTGGAAGCCCATCTGCAAACTCGGCTGCTCAATCGCACCACCCGGCGTATCGCCCTGACCGAGGCTGGCAAGCGTTACCTGATGCGCTGCGAGCAGATTCTGACCTTCGTCGAAGAAGCCGAGGCCGAGGCCAGCGATGCCCACGCCCGCCCGGCCGGGCAGTTGAAAGTGCATTCGATGACCGGTGTCGGCCAGCATTTCGTGGTCGATGCCATCAGCCGCTACCGCGAATCGCACCCGGACGTGACCTTCGACCTGACCATGGCCAACCGCGTGCCAGACCTGCTCGAAGAGGGTTATGACGTCTCCATCGTGCTGGCCAGCGAGCTGCCGGACTCCGGCTTCGTCTCCCAGCGCCTGGGCATCACCTACAGCATCGTCTGCGCCTCGCCCGAGTACGTGGCCAAGCACGGCACCGCGCACAAGCCGGCCGACCTGCTCAAGCATTCCTGCCTGCGCATGGTCAGCCCGGTGATCCCGCTGGAGAAGTGGCTGTTCGACGGCCCGGAAGGCCAGGAGATGGTCAACATCACCACCTCGCCGTTCCAGGTGAACTCGGCCGACGCCATGAAAACCGCGATCCGCAGCGGCATGGGCGTGGGCGTGCTGCCAATCTACTCGGCCATCGACGGCCTGCGCGACGGCAGCATCGTGCGGATCATGCCCGACTACCGGCTGCAGGAGCTGAACCTCTATGCGATCTACCCTTCGCGTCAGTACCTGGATGCGAAGATCAAGACCTGGGTGGAGTACCTGCGCAATTCGCTGCCGGAGATCCTCGCGGCGCATGAAGCAGACCTCAAGACCCACGAGTTGCTGATCGCCAACTGA
- a CDS encoding Leu/Phe/Val dehydrogenase, producing the protein MFALMQSTRTQSLHLCIDPPTGLKAVVVIHSEQLGPAMGGCRYLPYADDESAMTDAIRLAQGMSYKAALAGLPLGGGKAVIVRNPHVENRAALFEAFGRFVDSLQGRFITAVDSGTSTLDMDCIAQTTPHVTSTTASGDPSPHAAMGVFAGIRATSMARLGSDNLEGLRIAVQGLGNVGYALAEQLHAAGAELLVSDLDPGRVRLAVEQLGAHPVTNDALISTPCDIFAPCGIGPVLNGQSVMQLRCAAVAGAANNQLTTLQVADQLEKRGILYAPDYVINAGGLIYVALTHRGEDLGTITAHLARIPTRLTEVFAHAQAEKRSPARVAQTLAERLLYG; encoded by the coding sequence ATGTTCGCGCTCATGCAAAGCACTCGCACCCAGTCCCTGCACCTGTGCATCGATCCGCCCACAGGCCTCAAGGCCGTCGTGGTCATTCACAGCGAGCAGTTGGGCCCGGCCATGGGCGGCTGTCGGTATCTACCCTACGCCGATGACGAAAGTGCCATGACCGACGCCATCCGTCTGGCCCAGGGCATGAGCTACAAAGCGGCCCTGGCGGGCTTGCCGCTGGGCGGCGGCAAGGCCGTGATCGTGCGTAATCCCCATGTGGAAAACCGCGCCGCGTTGTTCGAAGCGTTCGGTCGCTTCGTCGATTCGCTGCAGGGGCGTTTCATCACCGCCGTGGACAGCGGCACCTCGACCCTGGACATGGACTGCATCGCCCAGACCACGCCTCATGTCACCAGCACAACCGCTTCGGGTGATCCATCACCCCACGCGGCCATGGGGGTGTTCGCGGGCATTCGCGCTACGTCCATGGCACGCCTGGGCAGCGATAACCTGGAAGGGCTGCGCATCGCCGTGCAAGGGCTGGGCAATGTCGGCTATGCCTTGGCCGAGCAGTTGCATGCTGCGGGCGCGGAGCTGTTGGTCAGCGACCTCGACCCCGGGCGAGTGCGCCTGGCCGTGGAGCAGCTAGGGGCGCATCCTGTGACCAACGACGCGCTGATCAGCACGCCCTGCGACATCTTTGCGCCCTGTGGCATCGGGCCGGTGCTCAACGGCCAGAGTGTGATGCAACTGCGCTGCGCAGCGGTGGCGGGAGCCGCGAACAACCAGCTCACCACGCTGCAGGTGGCGGACCAGTTGGAAAAGCGCGGCATCCTCTATGCACCGGACTACGTGATCAATGCCGGAGGCCTCATCTATGTGGCACTGACCCACCGTGGCGAGGACCTGGGCACCATCACCGCGCACCTGGCGCGCATTCCGACGCGGCTGACCGAAGTGTTTGCCCATGCCCAGGCGGAGAAGCGTTCGCCAGCGCGGGTGGCGCAAACACTGGCGGAGCGGTTGCTCTACGGATGA
- a CDS encoding phosphate-starvation-inducible protein PsiE — protein MNIKWAEKLRKGLHGSADSLGNLCVEAFHYLALFGIGAITAYAAVVTFLDMLGKGGVSVDDILLLFIYLELGAMVGIYFKTNHMPIRFLLYVAITALTRLLIGDVSHHKAPDVGLLYLCGGILLLAFSILVVRYASYRYPSTKVLDANGKEVEDGK, from the coding sequence GTGAATATCAAATGGGCAGAAAAACTGCGCAAGGGCCTGCATGGCTCGGCCGACTCGCTGGGCAATTTGTGCGTCGAGGCGTTTCACTACCTGGCATTGTTCGGTATTGGCGCCATCACCGCCTATGCGGCGGTGGTCACATTCCTGGACATGTTGGGCAAGGGCGGGGTCAGCGTCGATGACATCTTGCTGCTGTTCATCTACCTGGAGCTGGGGGCGATGGTCGGGATCTACTTCAAGACCAACCACATGCCGATCCGCTTCCTGCTGTACGTGGCAATCACCGCGCTGACCCGTCTGCTGATCGGCGATGTATCGCATCACAAAGCACCCGATGTCGGGCTGCTGTACCTGTGTGGCGGCATCCTGTTGCTGGCGTTTTCGATCCTCGTTGTGCGCTACGCCTCGTACCGCTATCCGTCCACCAAGGTGCTGGATGCCAACGGTAAGGAAGTCGAGGACGGCAAGTAG